Proteins encoded by one window of Kwoniella shivajii chromosome 8, complete sequence:
- a CDS encoding V-type ATPase, F subunit, producing MATTTTNPKDRTLLAVIGDEDSVTGLLLAGIGHVDQNQKKNFLIVDGKTQTNVIESAFQEFTERKDVAILLINQHVAEKIRPTVDRYQAAFPALLEIPSKEHPYDPAKDSVLKRVQKLRGD from the exons ATGGCCACCACGACAACGAACCCCAAAGATAGAACTCTACTGGCGGTAATAGGTGACGAG GATTCCGTCACTGGACTGCTGTTAGCTGGTATAGGACATGtagatcaaaatcagaagaagaatttcTTAATTGTAGATGGGA AAACTCAAACAAACGTTATAGAATCCGCTTTTCAAGAATTCACAGAACGTAAAGATGTTGCTATCTTACTCATAAATCAACAT GTCGCAGAGAAGATAAGACCTACTGTAGATAGATACCAAGCTGCTTTCCCTGCTCTGTTAGAAATCCCAAGTAAAGAACATCCTTATG ACCCAGCTAAGGACTCAGTATTGAAACGAGTCCAAAAGCTTCGAGGTGATTAA
- a CDS encoding protein YOP1 — MAANTQSQQIKQNFLNHPYTQQASKFATGQVNALDAELNKYPLLRNIEQQTKVPKAYGVLSLAASSVVLIFFNFLGLAQPVSNFIGWALPAYLSIQAIESPQSNDDKQWLTYWVVFGSLNLAESLGVRAILYWVPMYFVFKTLFTIWLMLPATRGAETLYYHVLRPVIGNVKQKSQQTTGHSNPFTKETSSGFNPAGTTAPSSFEHEKTL, encoded by the exons ATGGCTGCCAACACCCAatctcaacaaatcaaacAAAACTTCCTCAACCACCCTTACACCCAACAAGCTTCCAAATTCGCTACTGGGCAAGTTAACGCTCTTGATGCTGAA CTCAACAAATACCCTCTCCTCAGAAACATTGAACAACAAACCAAGGTCCCTAAGGCTTATGGTGTTCTCTCATTAGCTGCCTC TTCCGTcgttttgatcttcttcaacttcctcgGCCTTGCTCAACCCGTCTCCAATTTCATCGGATGGGCTTTACCTGCATATTTATCTATCCAAGCTATTGAATCTCCTCAATCAAACGATGACAAACAATGGTTGACTTACTGGGTCGTCTTCGGTTCGCTCAACTTGGCTGAATCCCTTGGTGTTCGAGCTATCCTTTATTGGGTCCCAATGTACTTTGTTTTCAAGACTCTTTTCACCATCTGGC TCATGCTTCCCGCTACTCGAGGTGCCGAGACCCTTTACTACCACGTCCTCCGACCTGTCATTGGAAACGTCAAGCAAAAGTCCCAACAAACCACCGGTCACTCTAACCCATTCACCAAAGAGACCTCTTCCGGATTCAACCCTGCTGGAACTACTGCTCCTTCCAGCTTTGAGC ACGAAAAGACCCTTTAA